The following DNA comes from Candidatus Cloacimonas sp..
CAAAGAATCTTTTTAAGCAGTTCACTGAAGCACACCCTTTGTGCTATGATAATTTTGCCAATGGCTTTAGATTAGTATTGTGGGGGCTATTCAAAAAGATGGTGGTGGCTGATAACATTGGAGCTTATGTTGATGCCGTATATAATAACATCCCAATGCACTCTACGCTTACCCTTATCGTAACTGCCCTTCTCTATCCTCTTCAGCTTTATGCAGATTTCGGAGGATATACAGATATAGCCAGAGGGGTAGCAAAACTCTTTGGTTTTGATTTGATGGTTAATTTCCGCACACCTTATGTTAATTCCACCTCGGTTACGGATTACTGGAGAAGGAACCATATATCACTAACTTCCTGGCTGAGAGATTATATCTTTTATCCCTTCATGGGAACAAGCACATCCAAAAGAAAAATTTATCTTGGCATTATCCTTATGTTTCTTGCCAGCGGCGTTTGGCATGGTGTTGGCTGGATGTTCATTATATGGGGAATGATTCAGGCATTACTATTGATCTTTGAGGATGCTACTGGATGGGGAAAAAGCAAAGGAGAAAGTTTAGCAATTGGAGTGATAAGGAAGTTATCAACGTATGTAATAGTAGCGGCTAGCCTCCTATTCTTCAGACTTCCCAAAATGTCGGATTTTATCAATTATATTACTTCAATTAGTAAAGGCACTTGGCAATACTACGTGGGGACAACAAGATTGGTGCCCCCAATTCTTATAAGCATTCCAGTTTTAATAATCATGGAAATATTGTTGAAAGATAAACAATACGACCAATTTATAGCCAAACAGCCACCGCTATTAAGATGGTGTGGATATGTTGCTATA
Coding sequences within:
- a CDS encoding MBOAT family O-acyltransferase, whose product is MALGYILDVYWGDIKAQRSLLTFSVYLAFFPQILCGPIGRAKNLFKQFTEAHPLCYDNFANGFRLVLWGLFKKMVVADNIGAYVDAVYNNIPMHSTLTLIVTALLYPLQLYADFGGYTDIARGVAKLFGFDLMVNFRTPYVNSTSVTDYWRRNHISLTSWLRDYIFYPFMGTSTSKRKIYLGIILMFLASGVWHGVGWMFIIWGMIQALLLIFEDATGWGKSKGESLAIGVIRKLSTYVIVAASLLFFRLPKMSDFINYITSISKGTWQYYVGTTRLVPPILISIPVLIIMEILLKDKQYDQFIAKQPPLLRWCGYVAIFFTIVIFGNLNASSFIYYEF